A window of the Brassica napus cultivar Da-Ae chromosome A2, Da-Ae, whole genome shotgun sequence genome harbors these coding sequences:
- the LOC106397310 gene encoding endoglucanase 10, whose product MGEEKSKSRGWCGWFIALIVLAAVILAVVYMVKSKMKKSDDGDGAGPVPGPPGAIDKKYADALKLSLQFFDIQKSGKLVNNKISWRGDSGLKDGSEADLDLSKGLYDAGDHIKFGFPMAFTATVLSWSILEYGDQMDVVNQLDPAKESLRWTTDYFIKAHPSDNVLYIQVGDPKVDHPCWERPETMKGKRPLIKIDADTPGTEVAAETAAAMASASLVFKDSDPQYSATLLKHAKQLFDFADTKRGSYSVNIPEVQDYYNSTGYGDELLWAASWLYHATEDKTYLDYVTKHGNEFASFGNPTWFSWDNKLAGTQVLLSRLLFFKKDLSGSKGLGSYRDTAKAVMCGLLPKSPTATTSRSNGGLVLVSEWNALQQSVSAAFLASLFSDYMLTSRLHKISCNGKIFKATELRDFAKSQADYILGKNAMGMSFVVGYGDKYPEYIHHRGASIPEDATTGCLDGFEYFNSTKPNPNIAYGALVGGPFLNETFRDARDNVRQNEPTTYNNALLVGLMSSLVTTSSALQSLK is encoded by the exons atgggAGAGGAGAAATCGAAGTCGAGAGGATGGTGCGGCTGGTTTATAGCGCTCATCGTATTAGCTGCCGTTATCCTCGCCGTCGTCTACATGGTCAAATCAAAAATGAAGAAATCCGATGACGGCGACGGAGCTGGTCCCGTCCCCGGACCTCCCGGCGCCATCGATAAGAAATACGCCGACGCTCTCAAACTCTCCTTACAGTTCTTCGATATCCAGAAAT CTGGTAAATTGGTGAATAATAAGATATCTTGGAGAGGAGATTCAGGTCTGAAAGATGGAAGCGAAGCGGATCTTGATCTTTCCAAAGGATTGTATGACGCTGGAGATCATATCAAGTTTGGTTTCCCTATGGCTTTCACTGCTACTGTCTTGTCTTGGTCCATTCTTGAGTATGGTGATCAGATGGATGTAGTGAACCAGTTGGATCCTGCTAAAGAATCGCTTAGATGGACCACTGACTACTTCATCAAAGCTCACCCTTCTGATAATGTGCTCTATATTCAG GTGGGAGATCCAAAGGTAGATCATCCATGCTGGGAGAGACCAGAGACCATGAAAGGGAAGAGACCACTTATCAAGATTGATGCAGACACTCCAGGGACTGAGGTTGCTGCGGAAACTGCTGCAGCCATGGCTTCAGCGTCTTTAGTGTTCAAGGACAGCGATCCTCAGTATTCAGCCACGCTTCTGAAACATGCCAAGCAGCTGTTTGATTTTGCAGACACTAAAAGAGGCTCTTACAGTGTCAACATACCAGAGGTTCAGGACTATTACAATTCGACGGGGTATGGAGACGAGCTGCTATGGGCAGCCAGCTGGTTGTACCACGCGACAGAGGACAAAACTTACCTTGACTATGTCACTAAGCATGGAAACGAGTTTGCAAGTTTTGGTAACCCAACTTGGTTCAGTTGGGACAATAAGCTTGCTGGAACACAGGTGCTGCTATCAAGGTTACTGTTCTTTAAGAAAGATTTGTCAGGGAGCAAGGGACTTGGAAGTTACAGGGATACAGCTAAAGCTGTCATGTGTGGTCTTCTACCAAAATCTCCAACAGCTACTACTAGTAGATCAAACG GTGGTCTTGTATTGGTCAGTGAGTGGAACGCGCTGCAACAATCAGTCTCCGCAGCATTCTTAGCCTCACTGTTCAGTGATTACATGCTCACTTCCCGTCTCCATAAGATATCTTGCAACGGGAAGATCTTTAAAGCAACAGAGCTCAGAGACTTTGCCAAATCACAG GCTGATTACATATTGGGGAAGAATGCTATGGGGATGAGCTTCGTGGTTGGTTATGGAGACAAGTACCCAGAATATATCCATCATAGAGGCGCTTCGATACCTGAAGATGCAACAACAGGATGCTTAGACGGGTTCGAGTATTTTAACTCGACgaaaccaaacccaaacatagCATATGGTGCACTAGTAGGTGGACCTTTCTTAAACGAGACGTTCCGCGACGCACGAGACAATGTGAGGCAGAACGAGCCAACTACTTATAACAATGCCTTACTCGTTGGTCTCATGTCTAGTCTTGTTACTACCTCTTCTGCTCTACAGTCATTGAAGTGA
- the LOC106412193 gene encoding putative HVA22-like protein g, translating into MIGSFLTRALIMVFGYAYPSYECFKTVERNKPEIQQLQFWCQYWILVAALTVLERVGDALVLWLPLYSEAKLAFFVYLWFPKTKGTTYVYNVFFKPYVSKHENDIDRNLMEIKTRAGDMAMIYLQKAFAYGHARFFEILQYIREQSTPKPQSKEKKETTTPQLDDPALTVTEENKATHDEMKKKADS; encoded by the exons ATGATTGGATCGTTTTTGACAAGAGCCCTTAT AATGGTGTTTGGATATGCGTATCCTTCTTACGAGTGCTTCAAAACGGTCGAACGAAACAAGCCTGAGATTCAACAGCTCCAGTTCTGGTGCCAGTATTG GATTTTGGTTGCTGCTTTGACAGTCTTGGAAAGAGTTGGTGATGCCCTTGTTCTCTG GTTACCGTTGTATAGCGAAGCAAAGTTGGCGTTCTTCGTTTACCTCTGGTTCCCAAAAACCAAA GGAACTACGTACGTTTACAATGTTTTCTTCAAGCCATATGTCTCTAAGCATGAAAATGACATTGACCGCAACTTGATGGAGATAAAGACTAGAGCTGGAGATATGGCAATGATATATCTCCAAAAAGCATTCGCCTATGGACATGCAAGATTCTTTGAGATCCTACAGTATATTAGAGAACAATCAACACCAAAACCTCAGTCTAAG gaaaagaaagagacaacAACACCACAACTTGATGATCCAGCTCTTACGGTAACAGAAGAAAACAAAGCCACCCACgacgaaatgaaaaaaaaagctgACTCGTGA
- the LOC106397344 gene encoding uncharacterized protein LOC106397344 encodes MALLTFLPENAVSPKHTPPPNKRKNREINHTNQTQKPHKPQKQKAVAPQKQPSSWDQIKNLLTCKQIEGSRIHDPSKNSQPGPSTTTHLLSPSKLGSSCSSICRFRDVAHGNTRVVDRADHSPDVANSATPDSETRLLTRKPGQHGSSSSSRSLRYGSTTSSATTSFRAMQFRKLSGCYECHMIVDPSKYPISPRVRACSQCGEVFPKLESLELHQAVRHAVSELGPEDSGRNIVEIIFKSSWLKKDSPICKIERILKVQNTQRTIQRFEDCRDAVKARALHTTRKDARCAADGNELLRFHCTTLTCSLGSRGSSSLCSNLPNCGVCNVIRHGFQGKSGAGGANAGVRTTASSGRADDLLRCSDDARRVMLVCRVIAGSVKRVDSTAAEKKSPVEDNSTVGVSSTGCVFDSVAVNAGAYSNLEELVVYNPRAILPCFVVIYKVVES; translated from the exons ATGGCCTTACTAACTTTCTTGCCGGAAAACGCAGTCTCTCCAAAACACACTCCACCGCCAAACAAACGCAAGAATCGCGAGATCAATCACACCAACCAAACGCAGAAACCACACAAACCGCAAAAGCAGAAAGCAGTAGCACCTCAGAAGCAACCGTCTTCATGGGACCAAATCAAGAATCTCTTGACTTGCAAGCAAATAGAAGGGTCAAGAATCCACGACCCTTCCAAGAACTCTCAACCCGGTCCATCCACAACCACTCACTTATTATCACCTTCCAAGCTCGGCTCGTCGTGCAGCTCCATCTGCAGGTTTCGAGACGTGGCTCACGGCAACACTCGCGTGGTTGACAGAGCAGACCACTCTCCAGACGTAGCTAACTCGGCTACTCCTGACTCGGAGACTCGTCTTCTGACTCGGAAACCTGGTCAACACggttcttcttcatcctctcggTCTCTTAGATATGGCTCAACTACGTCATCCGCAACGACGTCATTTAGAGCCATGCAGTTCCGTAAACTCTCCGGATGTTACGAGTGTCACATGATCGTTGACCCTAGCaa gtATCCAATTTCTCCTAGGGTTCGTGCTTGTTCCCAGTGTGGAGAAGTTTTCCCGAAGCTTGAAAGCTTAGAGCTTCATCAAGCGGTTCGTCACGCAG TGTCGGAGTTAGGTCCGGAAGATTCGGGTCGAAACATAGTGGAGATCATATTCAAGTCAAGCTGGCTTAAAAAGGACAGTCCAATCTGTAAGATCGAACGGATATTAAAAGTACAGAACACTCAACGTACTATCCAACGGTTCGAAGATTGCCGAGACGCAGTGAAGGCGCGTGCACTTCATACAACAAGAAAAGACGCTCGTTGCGCTGCAGACGGTAACGAGCTTCTCCGTTTCCACTGCACCACTCTCACTTGCTCTCTCGGATCTCGTGGCTCGTCTTCTCTCtgctctaatctccctaactgCGGCGTGTGCAACGTGATTCGCCACGGTTTCCAAGGAAAATCCGGCGCCGGAGGAGCCAACGCAGGCGTGAGGACGACGGCGAGTAGTGGAAGAGCTGATGATTTGCTGAGGTGTAGCGATGATGCGAGGAGAGTGATGCTTGTGTGTCGTGTGATCGCTGGGAGTGTTAAACGTGTCGATTCTACGGCGGCGGAGAAGAAGTCTCCCGTGGAAGATAACTCGACGGTTGGAGTTTCTTCTACCGGCTGTGTGTTTGACTCGGTGGCGGTCAATGCCGGAGCTTATTCAAATCTGGAGGAGCTGGTGGTTTATAACCCGAGGGCTATATTACCTTGCTTCGTGGTTATTTAC
- the BNAA02G17360D gene encoding uncharacterized protein BNAA02G17360D → MEGLKLTNAELLVYIHPSKSGNKLKAICRELSSLLFQYDEIFDGVLLAFDVTVKSKGAKILAGLNPYFGVKVEASLLLFNPKPNSLVEGKIVKISPETIHVIVLGFSAAVVTDIDIREEFKYRMRNGEDCFVSSSHKRHVLKVGTMLRLQVESFDEEVMHIAGSLLPANTGCVKWLEKQSEEALHMDRDDHKRRKIA, encoded by the exons ATGGAGGGTCTAAAGCTCACAAACGCGGAGTTGTTGGTTTACATTCATCCTTCCAAGAGTGGAAACAAGCTTAAAGCCATCTGTCGCGAGCTCAGCTCTCTTCTCTTCCA gtaTGATGAAATATTTGATGGGGTATTATTAGCTTTTGATGTAACTGTCAAAAGCAAAGGAGCTAAGATCCTTGCAGGGCTTAATCCTTACTTTGGCGTCAAAGTAGAAGCAAGTCTTCTTCTGTTTAACCCCAAGCCTAATAGTCTTGTTg aaggGAAGATTGTCAAGATTTCTCCAGAGACGATCCATGTCATTGTTCTTGGTTTTTCTGCTGCTGTCGTAACTGATATTGATATCCGTGAAGAATTCAAGTACAGAATG AGAAATGGTGAAGATTGCTTTGTGAGCAGCTCTCATAAACGGCACGTACTAAAGGTTGGAACCATGTTACGCCTTCAAGTCGAAAG TTTTGATGAAGAGGTGATGCATATAGCTGGATCCCTACTTCCGGCTAACACAGGATGCGTTAAGTGGCTGGAAAAGCAGTCTGAAGAAGCTTTGCATATGGATAG gGATGATCATAAACGAAGGAAAATAGCCT
- the LOC106397320 gene encoding L10-interacting MYB domain-containing protein: MDTEPVQPKQKRLSRKRWTPSLDKVLADLVVKQIQLGNRQNNVFDRKTWLNIRTEFNHQTGLNYNNNQLRKHLNVLRQRYDSVKSSQLHNQLVLEDTGCILGLDLWEDFDVQPRSEPVKVKDCPIYEQLCTIYGDVSSEGMYAQSSHFEGLEESMPNHTSESLPPTPNVERKRKREADTKTSHVSPSQIDPAVMETMAGTLSDMMTSLRSRMSGLETEEEDDRFSIANCINALDEIENVDEGVYFAALDLFESPGLRETFMSLKANKLRLTWLQVKCRNKLTPSVAQLG, from the exons ATGGATACTGAGCCTGTTCAACCAAAGCAAAAGCGACTGTCAAGAAAGAGATGGACGCCGTCACTCGACAAGGTCTTAGCTGATCTGGTCGTTAAACAGATCCAGCTAGGAAACAGACAGAACAACGTCTTCGACAGGAAGACATGGCTCAACATACGGACCGAGTTCAACCACCAGACGGGACTCAACTACAACAACAATCAGCTTAGGAAACATCTTAATGTTTTGAGACAGCGTTATGATTCGGTTAAATCTTCTCAGCTTCATAACCAGCTTGTTTTGGAGGATACAGGATGTATCTTGGGGTTGGACTTGTGGGAAGATTTTGAT GTGCAGCCTAGGAGTGAACCGGTTAAAGTTAAGGACTGTCCTATCTATGAGCAGCTTTGTACTATATATGGTGATGTTTCCTCTGAGGGAATGTATGCTCAGTCAAGTCACTTTGAAGGATTAGAAGAATCAATGCCAAATCATACCTCAGAGAGTTTACCACCAACGCCAAATGTggagagaaagaggaagagagaggCGGATACGAAGACTTCTCATGTGTCCCCAAGCCAGATTGATCCAGCAGTAATGGAAACTATGGCAGGTACTTTGTCGGATATGATGACTAGTTTGAGGTCAAGGATGAGTGGTTTGGagacggaagaagaagatgataggtTTAGTATTGCGAACTGCATCAATGCGCTTGACGAGATTGAGAATGTGGATGAAGGTGTTTACTTTGCAGCTTTAGATCTTTTTGAGAGTCCTGGTCTTAGAGAGACCTTTATGTCTCTTAAAGCTAACAAGTTACGCTTGACATGGTTGCAAGTTAAGTGTAGGAACAAACTGACGCCTTCAGTTGCACAGCTAGGTTGA
- the LOC106397334 gene encoding protein disulfide-isomerase LQY1, chloroplastic, which yields MRVSVSSPPRLQSPFIHSPVSYTRSSSRLRSPATCYPRIKAEVDTNTVIAISVGVASVALGIGIPVFYETQIDNAAKRENTQPCFPCNGTGAQKCRLCVGSGNVTVELGGGEKEVSNCINCDGAGSLTCTTCQGSGLQPRYLDRREFKDDD from the exons ATGCGAGTGTCAGTTTCATCTCCGCCTCGTCTTCAATCTCCGTTCATTCACTCCCCCGTCAGTTACACTCGGTCTTCTTCCCGTCTCCGGTCGCCAGCTACATGTTATCCACGAATCAAAGCAGAAGTCGACACGAACACG GTAATCGCAATCTCTGTAGGCGTGGCCAGCGTCGCATTGGGCATCGGAATCCCTGTCTTCTACGAGACACAAATCGACAATGCC GCTAAGCGAGAGAATACTCAACCTTGTTTTCCCTGCAATGGAACCGGAGCTC AGAAATGTAGATTGTGTGTGGGCAGTGGTAACGTGACAGTAGAGCTTGGTGGAGGAGAGAAGGAAGTCTCCAACTGTATCAACTGTGATGGTGCTGGTTCCTTAACTTGCACTACTTGTCAAGGCTCTGGTCTTCAACCTCGTTACCTTGACCGAAG AGAGTTCAAGGACGACGACTAA